Below is a genomic region from Caballeronia sp. SBC1.
AGGCACTCCATGAAGCGCCCAGTAAAGATGCGGGTCCTGTGTTTGCGCTGTCGACTACTAATGCTTATCTTCTCTTTCCCGCATCTATGAAGTGGCATGTTCACGGCGAATATTCAATTGAGCTCGCGGAGTTGGCGACGACGGTCGGTTTGCCTCAATCGCCTGAGTTTCCGCACGACTTCTGGGAACCATCGGAGGCTATGCGGCGATTTAGTTTATTAAAGTGATTGCGCGATAGGGATACTTGTTTTGGAGTGCCCTGCCTAGATTCGTAGCGTGCAGCTGCTTGAAGCAGACGTTGGCGCAGATATCAGATCTCGTCAATGATGGTGTGAAAATGAAGGGCCGCATCAAGCGGCCCTTCATCGTTTTAATCGGCGGTAATGATGGGTTACCGTATTCGGCGGGAAATACCTATTTGCTGACGTCTCGACCACATCTACGATTGGCTACGATAGGTGTCCACACAGCAGTGAATTTGTAGCACCGTTGGGGCTGTACTATTACAAGGCCCGGATGTACTCGCCGGTGTTGGGGAGGTTCTTGCAGACGGATCCGATCGGGACGAAGGACGATCTGAACCTGTATGCGTATGTGAAGAACAATCCGGTGAACTTTACGGATCCGACCGGGTTGCTTGCGAAAACCCAAACGGGAAGTAACTTTAATACCAATGTAGCGGCGGCTTCAGGCACTGCGCCCAAGCTTGATGGTGTGGCGTTCACCATGCCGGCGGCGGAGAAGAAGGAAGCGCCTGCCAGCAATGACATAAAGACTGCTGCTGTCGATAGAGGGGGTATCTATGCCTGCGATATTATTTCCAGCGAGTGCAAAGGTTCGGTGCTGCGTGAATTCCCTGGTCAGTATTTAAATTCAACGTTGAAGGATATTCAAAGCGATGCGAACAGCGGTAACAAGGACGCTCGAAAAGCGCTGAAGCTTCTCAACGATAATCGTTTCAAGAAATAGGAATGTCGATTATGGATTCGCTATTTGATCTGCTTGAGAAGCTCGATGACGCAAAGATTCACTATACATTGAGCCGAAATCGATTGGACACGGTGCTAGTGTCAGTCACTGTAGTCGGGATGCGCATTGAGATAGACGTGTTTCGAGATGGCCACTCAGAAATTTGCATATTCTCTGGCTCAGAAGGAGAGGCAGGTGGCTTGGACCTATTAGACGAGATCATTCGCAATAATCGGGATTAAATGTGATTGCGAACTTGTGAATTGGTGCGTTGCGATCGTTGTAGAAAGTTCGCCCATAGGGCTTTAGGAGTATTGAAAAACGAAGGGCCGCTGACGTGGCCTTTCGTTGTTTTAAGCGGCGGTAATGATGAGCTTGCCGTGCTCGACGGTGATACGCACTTGCTGGCCGAGGAGGAATCCGGCGTGTTCTATCCATCGGCCGGAGAGCTTGATCCACGGATAAAGCTTCGGCGGCTTGTTCAGGTGTGAAGGCCAGGCTTGGCGAAGAGACTGTTGGACCTTGACGGAGCGTTCAGGAAATCCAGCGGCTGCTTTATGATTGGCATTAGCCATGGTCAATTCCTTTGGTGAGTTGGTGGTGGTCAGCGGGCGGTGAGTGTTTCAGCTCTCATCGCCCGCGCTTCGTTTACGGCTTTCTACATCTGCTTCATGATCCGCCTATCGCCAGCGGTTCATGACCTTCTGAACCTGCGTCTTCCTGACGAAACTGTCCATCACCAGAATAAGTGCTTGCTGCTCGGCATCGGGCAAGCTGTCCACCTGTTGGTCGAGGTTCAATAACTCGTGGTTGTGAATCTTGGGCTCAGCCGGGGCGGGCGTTCGCCCGGCCAGTTCATCGGGCGTGATCTGCAAGATATCGGCGATCCGCACGACAGTATCGAACTGCGGCGGTGCCGGGCCGCATTCCCAACGGTTATAGACACGAGGGTTGACTTCCAGTAGCTCAGCGAGGCGCGCCTGGGTCATCTGTCTCGCGGAGCGCAACAGGCGAATTTGAGCTCTATCAGCCCGATTGTTTCTCTATCTGCCGTTCTTCCTTCGCGCACGTCCCAAACCCAACCTGCCCAAGCCAAAACTCGCGCAAACACGCGCAATATCAACACGGGACTTGTGTAGTAATGCCAAGATATCCAGGCTTACTGACCCTGCGGGCATGCCCGCAAATTGCATGAGGAGCTACCGATGTTTCCAGAATTTCGCGATCTGATTTCCACGCTCAAGACTGAAGATGCCCACTTCGCCCGACTGTTTCAGCGTCACAACGAACTGGATCATGAGATCAAGAACATGGAGGGTGGGCCGCTACCCGCGGACGGTCGGACCATCGAAACGCTCAAGAAGGAAAAGCTGCTTTTGAAGGACAAGCTCTATGTTGTCTTGAAGAAGGCCGCGACGCCGGCTTAAGCGAGCAGCGCCTCGTTTAAACCTGAGAAGCGGGGCGCCTAGTTATAAGGAACAGACTTTGACATCACAGCACGACAAATCCGACGCTCGCCAGTCAGCCGTGCGAAGCGTCGCTCGCGGCGACGTACTGGAGACGGGCACTCCGCGCGCCGCGAAGATCGACGAAACCGGCCGCGCTGTCCAGGCGGCCAACGAGCAAATTTCAAGCACCCTGCAGCATGTGTTGTCGACCGGTGCTGCGCAGGACCCGGGCACATTGATGGACACCATCAAGACATTGATGAGCGGCCTCTCCCCCGATGAAACCACCGCTCTGCGCAGCGTCATGCTGGAGGGTGATCCGGCACTTTGGCATGCTCGCGCTTCACGGCATCCCGACGACGAACTGTCGCGTGACTGGCGTGGGGGCGGGTATCCGTATCGGAACCTGATGTCGCGCCATGCGTACGAGAAGCAGAAGTATGCGTTGCAGGTCGAATTGCTGAAACTGCAGGCGTGGGTACGGGAGACCGGCCAGCGTCTGGTGATCCTGTTCGAAGGGCGAGACGCTGCCGGCAAGGGCGGTGCCATCAAGCGCTTTATGGAGCACATGAATCCGCGTGGCGCCCGGGTTGTCGCGCTCGAAAAGCCGACCGAGTCCGAGCGCGGCCAATGGTACTTTCAGCGTTACGTTCAACACTTGCCGACATCGGGCGAAATCGTGCTGTTCGATCGCTCCTGGTACAACCGGGCAGGCGTGGAACGAGTGATGGGGTTTTGTTCGGAACATGAATACAACGACTTCATGCAGCAGGTTCCCGAGTTCGAGCGGCAACTCGTTCGAAGCGGCATGCATGTCGTCAAGTTCTGGTTTTCGGTGAGTCAGGAAGAACAGCTCCGGCGTTTCAAGGAACGCGAGATTCATCCGCTCAAGCAATGGAAACTCAGTCCCGTGGATCTTGCGTCGCTGGATAAGTGGAACGAATACACGGACGCCAAGGAAGCAATGTTCGCGCAAACGGATACGGCCGATTCTCCGTGGGCGGTGGTCCGGTCGGATTGCAAGAAGCGAGCGCGGCTCAATGCGATGCGCCATATCCTGCATAAGTTGCCATATGCGAATCGGGATGTCCGCGCGATTGGTATGGTCGATCCGTTGATCGTGGGGCGGGCTTTGTAGGTAGGCGTTTGAGGGGGATTGCTGATTCTTTCGACGGGTGTAGGTGCAGTCAGCGCTTACACCCATTTTTTATGTCCAGAAGTTCGTCCCACGGGCAACGTTTCTACACGACGTCACTGA
It encodes:
- a CDS encoding RHS repeat-associated core domain-containing protein, whose amino-acid sequence is MYSPVLGRFLQTDPIGTKDDLNLYAYVKNNPVNFTDPTGLLAKTQTGSNFNTNVAAASGTAPKLDGVAFTMPAAEKKEAPASNDIKTAAVDRGGIYACDIISSECKGSVLREFPGQYLNSTLKDIQSDANSGNKDARKALKLLNDNRFKK
- a CDS encoding SymE family type I addiction module toxin — encoded protein: MANANHKAAAGFPERSVKVQQSLRQAWPSHLNKPPKLYPWIKLSGRWIEHAGFLLGQQVRITVEHGKLIITAA
- a CDS encoding helix-turn-helix domain-containing protein; the protein is MTQARLAELLEVNPRVYNRWECGPAPPQFDTVVRIADILQITPDELAGRTPAPAEPKIHNHELLNLDQQVDSLPDAEQQALILVMDSFVRKTQVQKVMNRWR
- a CDS encoding YdcH family protein translates to MFPEFRDLISTLKTEDAHFARLFQRHNELDHEIKNMEGGPLPADGRTIETLKKEKLLLKDKLYVVLKKAATPA
- the ppk2 gene encoding polyphosphate kinase 2 — protein: MTSQHDKSDARQSAVRSVARGDVLETGTPRAAKIDETGRAVQAANEQISSTLQHVLSTGAAQDPGTLMDTIKTLMSGLSPDETTALRSVMLEGDPALWHARASRHPDDELSRDWRGGGYPYRNLMSRHAYEKQKYALQVELLKLQAWVRETGQRLVILFEGRDAAGKGGAIKRFMEHMNPRGARVVALEKPTESERGQWYFQRYVQHLPTSGEIVLFDRSWYNRAGVERVMGFCSEHEYNDFMQQVPEFERQLVRSGMHVVKFWFSVSQEEQLRRFKEREIHPLKQWKLSPVDLASLDKWNEYTDAKEAMFAQTDTADSPWAVVRSDCKKRARLNAMRHILHKLPYANRDVRAIGMVDPLIVGRAL